A genomic window from Camelina sativa cultivar DH55 chromosome 2, Cs, whole genome shotgun sequence includes:
- the LOC104755805 gene encoding probable FBD-associated F-box protein At1g32375, whose translation MDRISELPDELLWRILSLLPATDVVTTMVFSKRWQHVWMMVPKLVYDDSYKNHSYERFSQFVDRSLFLHEAPFIETLHFKLGKTCGAGDIRVWTRAVEKCCVHELIIDIDCSSSTTPVNILPRCFYTRCQMLVTLKLKSVILVDFSSPVTFPSLKTLSLHSVEYPGEIFLDSFFFNCPALEDLVVEKCPNDNVEIFFITVPSLKRLVLRFYDIDESHLFVISAPSLEFLDIVDRSCGSISVVVNMPKIVKATIDVTSVYYPSEVLASITSVKHLDLLTSKYPYPVGSIFGCLVRLKLCTCEAKWLNLLMCLLRDSPKLQSLKLGKVSTYSKHQPRPCWNEPSSVPECLLSSLSTLEWVKYQGTEAEKEVAAFILRNANCLKKATISSNYTDPNMKLNMLKELSSSPRRSPICQLIFN comes from the exons ATGGATAGGATTAGTGAGCTGCCTGATGAGCTACTCTGGAGAATATTGTCGTTACTGCCGGCCACAGATGTGGTAACCACAATGGTTTTTTCTAAACGATGGCAACATGTTTGGATGATGGTGCCAAAACTTGTATACGATGATAGCTATAAGAACCACAGCTATGAAAGATTTTCGCAGTTTGTAGACAGGTCTTTGTTTCTGCACGAAGCCCCGTTTATAGAAACTTTGCATTTCAAACTTGGTAAAACCTGTGGTGCTGGAGATATTCGAGTCTGGACTAGAGCTGTAGAGAAATGTTGTGTGCATGAGCTGATCATCGATATTGATTGTTCGTCCAGTACAACTCCAGTCAATATCCTTCCAAGGTGTTTCTATACAAGATGTCAAATGCTTGTTACTTTGAAACTTAAGAGTGTCATTCTTGTGGATTTTTCATCTCCGGTGACTTTTCCGTCTCTCAAAACTTTGAGCCTTCATTCTGTTGAGTATCCTGGTGAAATTTTTCTCGACtcgttttttttcaattgtccTGCTCTTGAGGATTTGGTTGTGGAGAAATGTCCTAATGACAATGTGGAAATCTTCTTCATTACTGTTCCTTCTCTCAAAAGATTAGTATTGCGGTTTTACGATATAGATGAATCTCATTTATTTGTGATAAGTGCCCCTTCTTTAGAGTTTTTGGACATTGTTGACCGTAGCTGTGGTTCTATTAGTGTCGTTGTCAATATGCCTAAGATTGTTAAAGCAACTATTGACGTCACTAGTGTTTATTATCCTTCGGAAGTTCTTGCTTCTATCACTTCAGTCAAGCATCTTGATTTATTAACTTCAAAG TATCCATATCCAGTTGGTAGTATCTTCGGCTGCCTTGTACGTCTAAAGTTATGCACATGTGAGGCAAAGTGGTTGAATCTACTTATGTGTCTTCTCAGAGATTCCCCTAAATTACAATCTCTCAAACTTGGAAAGGTAAGTACATATTCTAAAC ACCAACCACGCCCATGCTGGAATGAACCGAGTTCAGTCCCTGAATGTTTGTTATCAAGTCTTAgtactctggaatgggtaaaaTATCAAGGAACAGAAGCAGAGAAAGAAGTAGCAGCATTTATCTTAAGGAACGCAAACTGTTTAAAGAAGGCAACTATCTCCTCTAATTACACCGATCCCAACATGAAACTTAATATGCTCAAGGAGTTGTCTTCGTCGCCCAGACGCTCACCTATCTGTCagcttatttttaattaa
- the LOC104755815 gene encoding putative FBD-associated F-box protein At5g56390 encodes MDRLSHLHDELLLDILSLLPSAKDVVATMVLSKRWRFLWRMVPTLVYDDSYQNTDKKRFSTFVDRSMVLHKAPVLDTLHFKLGKIFGTGYTLARAADYKSCVRKLVIEIDTSPSSSQPPVMVPWNLYSGVCNMLATLILHNVVLMEFPATPVSFPSLKKLKLKFVKFAGSKAVSKLLSSCPVLEDLGLKECSGATIWSVRVPSLKRLSLLEKVNNVLHEFVIDAPSLESLKIVDYSLGSRIAESNMSRIITASVDLFTPQTEQLMGSLTSAKSLFLCLPNSKDAYPVGRIFRSLVHLTICTCETDWLNVLIRVLRDSPNLKTLKIQQYHAFRDGEPRPCWKETSLVPEYLLPSLETFEWVKYLGTETEKEVVAFILRIASCLKQATIKSSKPVDHDKKLEMLKDFPVSSRRSPACLLAFSWSVIS; translated from the exons ATGGATAGGTTAAGTCATTTACATGATGAGCTTCTTTTGGATATATTGTCGTTACTGCCTAGTGCTAAAGATGTTGTGGCCACAATGGTTTTATCAAAACGTTGGCGATTTCTTTGGAGGATGGTGCCAACGCTTGTGTACGATGATAGCTATCAGAACACTGATAAGAAAAGATTTTCTACCTTTGTAGACAGGTCTATGGTGTTGCACAAGGCTCCAGTTCTAGATACTTTGCATTTCAAACTCGGTAAAATCTTTGGTACTGGATATACTCTGGCTAGAGCTGCAGATTATAAATCTTGTGTGCGTAAACTGGTTATCGAGATCGATACTTCTCCTAGTAGTAGTCAACCTCCAGTCATGGTTCCTTGGAACTTGTATAGTGGGGTTTGTAACATGCTTGCGACCTTGATACTACATAATGTGGTTCTGATGGAATTTCCTGCTACCCCAGTTTCTTTCCCATCCCTAAAAAAGTTAAAGCTTAAATTCGTGAAGTTCGCAGGTAGTAAAGCTGTCAGCAAGCTTTTATCCAgttgtcctgttcttgaagacttgGGTTTGAAGGAATGTTCAGGTGCCACCATTTGGAGCGTTAGAGTGCCATCACTAAAGCGTTTATCCTTATTAGAAAAAGTAAACAATGTTCTTCATGAGTTTGTCATAGATGCTCCTTCTTTGGAAAGCTTGAAGATTGTTGACTATTCGCTTGGCTCTCGTATCGCTGAGAGTAATATGAGTAGGATCATCACCGCAAGTGTCGACTTGTTTACTCCCCAAACAGAGCAGCTTATGGGCTCTCTAACTTCAGCCAAGAGTCTTTTTCTCTGCCTACCAAACTCAAAG GATGCGTATCCTGTTGGCAGAATATTCCGCTCTCTTGTACATTTGACTATATGCACATGTGAGACAGACTGGTTGAATGTACTTATACGAGTGCTGAGAGATTCCCCTAATctaaaaactctcaaaattcAACAG TACCATGCCTTTCGAGATGGTGAGCCGCGCCCGTGCTGGAAAGAAACGAGCTTGGTGCCTGAATATCTGTTACCTAGTCTTGAAACCTTTGAATGGGTAAAATATCTAgggacagaaacagagaaagaagtaGTAGCATTCATCTTACGAATCGCAAGCTGTTTAAAGCAGGCCACTATTAAGTCTTCTAAACCTGTTGACCACGACAAGAAACTTGAGATGCTCAAGGATTTTCCAGTATCGTCTAGGCGTTCACCAGCTTGTCTGCTTGCTTTCAGCTGGAGTGTTATATCTTAA
- the LOC109127665 gene encoding probable FBD-associated F-box protein At1g32375, translating into MATINQLSDALLLRILSFLHAKDVVATMVLSKRWRFLWMSAPKLIYDDSYHNIEYGRFSFSRFVDRSLFMNEAPIIETLHFKVGQICGSKDLRMWIRAADKGCVRELVIEIDNKTPVTLPRSLYSSCRMLVTLKLRNAVLVDDTNPISFPSLKKLSLESMKYPCDEFANRILSSCPILEDLVVEQCPDDNVAILSIRIPSLKHLFLHKSDLIVKEDTHGFVIDAPCLECLDIVDYSHGFRIIENNMCKIGKANVDISHPHTEQLLGSLTSAKRLFLCLPTSKDAYPVGSLFSSLAYLKLCTCETEWLNILICVLRDSPNLRALELSQYHPLRTEEPRPCWNEPSSVPECILYSLESFKWVNYQGTKEEKELVGFIFRNGTCLKKATIISPNSMDGDKKLEMLTELSLSSRRSPICQLEFS; encoded by the exons ATGGCGACGATAAATCAGTTGTCCGATGCGCTGCTCTTGAGAATTTTGTCTTTCCTGCATGCGAAAGATGTTGTGGCCACGATGGTTTTGTCCAAGAGATGGCGTTTTCTTTGGATGTCTGCACCAAAACTTATATACGATGATAGCTATCATAATATTGAGTATGGGAGATTTTC ATTTTCGCGGTTTGTTGACAGGTCTTTGTTTATGAACGAGGCTCCAATTATAGAAACTTTGCACTTTAAAGTTGGTCAAATCTGTGGAAGCAAAGATCTTCGGATGTGGATTAGGGCTGCAGATAAAGGTTGTGTGCGCGAGCTGGTTATTGAGATCGATAACAAAACGCCAGTCACACTTCCGAGAAGCTTGTATTCAAGTTGTAGAATGCTTGTGACCTTGAAGCTAAGAAACGCAGTTCTTGTTGATGATACCAATCCAATCTCTTTCCCGTCCCTAAAGAAACTGAGTCTTGAATCCATGAAGTACCCATGTGATGAATTTGCCAACAGGATTTTATCCAGTTGTCCTATTCTTGAAGACTTGGTTGTGGAGCAATGTCCTGATGACAATGTAGCTATTCTAAGCATTAGAATACCTTCCCTGaaacatttatttttgcataaatCAGATCTTATAGTTAAAGAGGATACTCATGGGTTTGTGATAGATGCTCCTTGTTTAGAGTGCTTGGACATTGTTGATTATTCGCATGGTTTTCGCATCATTGAGAATAATATGTGCAAGATTGGGAAAGCAAATGTTGACATTTCTCATCCCCATACTGAGCAGCTTTTGGGCTCTCTAACTTCAGCCAAGCGTCTTTTCCTCTGCTTACCAACCTCTAAG GATGCATATCCTGTTGGTAGTCTCTTCAGTTCTCTTGCATACTTAAAGTTATGCACTTGTGAGACAGAGTGGTTGAATATACTTATATGTGTGCTCAGAGATTCCCCAAATTTACGAGCTCTTGAACTCAGCCAg TACCATCCCCTCCGGACTGAAGAACCGCGGCCGTGCTGGAATGAACCAAGCTCAGTACCTGAATGTATTTTATACAGTCTTGAGAGCTTTAAATGGGTAAACTATCaaggaacaaaagaagaaaaagaactaGTGGGATTTATCTTCAGAAACGGTACCTGTTTGAAGAAGGCAACTATTATCTCCCCTAACTCTATGGACGGTGACAAGAAACTTGAGATGCTCACGGAGTTGTCTTTGTCATCCCGGCGTTCACCCATCTGTCAGCTTGAGTTCAGCTGA
- the LOC104733235 gene encoding pumilio homolog 15-like, protein MKNLTIFLFVLTLCLFGHVSSAGIKIMNELKMNKTLLMKCYSKNDVLGPKKIPNGGSYTNYFKRNIFGRTRFMCTLLQGPKFKLTQKFRAFKVKGLWEWRAREDGIYLRRKSHGKTFDDSTKNLHKELHKEFDWITKKVS, encoded by the coding sequence atgaaaaatctCACAATTTTCCTATTTGTTTTgactctttgtttgtttggtcaTGTATCCAGCGCTGGAATCAAGATCATGAACGAACtcaaaatgaacaaaacattGTTGATGAAATGTTACTCCAAAAATGATGTACTAGGtccaaaaaaaataccaaatggAGGGAGTTATACAAATTATTTCAAGCGTAATATTTTCGGTAGGACGCGTTTTATGTGTACTTTATTACAAGGACCTAAATTTAAACTTACTCAGAAATTCAGAGCATTTAAAGTCAAAGGCTTATGGGAATGGAGAGCAAGAGAAGATGGAATTTATTTAAGAAGAAAATCACATGGGAAGACGTTTGATGATAGCACAAAGAATCTGCATAAAGAGCTGCATAAAGAGTTTGATTggataacaaaaaaagtttcataa